The Streptomyces sp. NL15-2K genome contains a region encoding:
- a CDS encoding ATP-binding cassette domain-containing protein, protein MEHSAFTLDQVTVRRGGAALLDEITCRIPASACTALVGPSGAGKSTLLRLLNRLEEPARGTVTFQGRPLPDWDVLTLRRRVTLVAQQPVLLTDTVLDDLRVGRPDLDRPHAAALLERVHLPAHYLPRATMSLSGGEAQRVCLARALTIGPRRCCWTSPPPPWMRLAPRP, encoded by the coding sequence GTGGAACACAGCGCGTTCACCCTGGATCAGGTCACCGTACGACGGGGCGGGGCGGCCCTGCTGGACGAGATCACCTGTCGCATCCCCGCCTCGGCCTGCACCGCACTGGTCGGACCCAGCGGCGCGGGCAAGTCCACCCTGCTTCGGCTACTCAACCGGCTCGAAGAACCCGCCCGTGGAACCGTGACCTTCCAGGGCCGCCCGCTGCCCGACTGGGACGTCCTCACCCTCCGCCGCCGGGTCACCCTCGTCGCCCAGCAGCCCGTGCTGCTCACCGACACCGTCCTGGACGACCTGCGCGTCGGCCGCCCCGATCTGGACCGGCCGCACGCGGCGGCTCTGCTGGAGCGGGTCCACCTGCCCGCCCACTACCTCCCGCGCGCCACCATGAGCCTTTCCGGCGGCGAAGCACAACGCGTATGCCTGGCCCGGGCCCTCACCATCGGCCCTAGGCGCTGCTGCTGGACGAGCCCACCTCCGCCCTGGATGCGGTTGGCGCCACGGCCGTAG
- a CDS encoding cation:proton antiporter yields MSVTDVTTTVLGDIALILFVSTLLGGLARRLGQPAVIGQILTGVMLGPTLLGRLPGNPTARLFPPEVLPYLSVLAQVAIVTFMFVVGYELNLRSIRASGRATLSVAAGALVVPMILGAGAVQFLPSAFTAVGEHDVGSRSFVLFFAVTVSITALPVLAAIIRSTGIAGTRAGVIALAAAGLMDIGAWTALAVAMPGDAHGLPVWLTVLLTLALVLGGFLVVRPLLRRWIDRPDGLFTSQLPLAIFLATSCAWATSELGLHAIFGGFLAGLLMPRRDGAPDADVLRAMEGATDLLLPLFFVVTGLSLNIGALDRNSVLLLCLVLLISVVGKLVPGYLVSRLNGLERRDSATVAALLNTRGLTELIALNVGLSAGIIHGRLFTVLALMALITTAMTSPLLTLLGRPRHSASAAGEVVPAGSRKET; encoded by the coding sequence TTGAGCGTTACTGACGTCACGACCACCGTACTGGGCGACATCGCCCTCATCCTGTTCGTGTCCACGCTGCTCGGCGGGCTGGCCAGACGCCTCGGCCAGCCCGCGGTCATCGGTCAGATCCTGACGGGGGTGATGCTCGGCCCGACCCTGCTGGGCCGGCTCCCGGGGAATCCGACCGCCCGGCTGTTCCCGCCGGAGGTCCTGCCGTATCTGTCCGTGCTTGCCCAGGTCGCCATCGTCACCTTCATGTTCGTGGTCGGCTACGAGCTCAATCTCCGGTCCATACGCGCGAGCGGCAGGGCGACGCTGTCGGTGGCGGCCGGGGCCCTGGTCGTCCCGATGATCCTGGGCGCGGGGGCGGTCCAGTTCCTGCCGTCCGCCTTCACCGCGGTGGGAGAACACGACGTGGGCTCGCGCTCCTTCGTGCTGTTCTTTGCCGTCACAGTGTCGATCACGGCTTTGCCTGTGCTGGCGGCGATCATCCGGAGCACCGGCATCGCCGGGACGCGGGCCGGTGTGATCGCGCTGGCCGCCGCCGGTCTCATGGACATCGGTGCGTGGACCGCACTCGCCGTGGCGATGCCGGGCGATGCGCACGGCCTGCCGGTCTGGCTGACCGTCCTGCTGACGCTCGCGCTCGTGCTCGGCGGCTTCCTGGTGGTACGCCCGCTGCTGCGTCGGTGGATCGACCGGCCCGACGGTCTGTTCACCTCTCAGCTGCCCCTGGCAATCTTCCTGGCGACGAGCTGCGCCTGGGCCACCTCCGAACTGGGGCTGCACGCGATCTTCGGCGGTTTCCTGGCCGGGCTGCTCATGCCGCGTCGCGACGGGGCGCCCGACGCCGACGTGCTGCGGGCGATGGAAGGAGCCACCGATCTGCTCCTGCCGCTGTTCTTCGTGGTGACCGGACTCTCCCTGAACATCGGCGCGCTCGACCGGAACAGCGTGCTCCTGCTCTGCCTGGTCCTGCTGATCTCGGTCGTCGGCAAACTGGTGCCCGGCTACCTGGTGAGCCGGCTCAACGGGCTGGAGCGGCGCGACTCGGCCACCGTCGCGGCGCTGCTGAACACTCGCGGGCTCACCGAGCTGATCGCTCTCAACGTCGGCCTGAGCGCCGGGATCATCCACGGCCGGCTCTTTACGGTTCTGGCGCTGATGGCCCTGATTACGACGGCCATGACCAGCCCACTGCTGACACTCCTCGGCAGGCCCCGGCATTCGGCGTCCGCCGCGGGTGAGGTGGTCCCTGCCGGCAGCCGTAAGGAAACCTGA
- a CDS encoding acetyl-CoA C-acetyltransferase, translated as MSGSVIVGGVRTPMGRLLGSLKDFSGVDLGSLAIKAALERVGLAPEAVQYVIMGQALQAGQGQIPSRQAAVQAGIPMSVPSLTVNKVCLSSLDAIALADQQIRLGEFDIVVAGGMESMTNAPHVLPGSRSGTKYGPIEMVDVTAHDGLTDPFDQVLMGALTDVHSAKAGISREDQDAFSARSHRRAAAAISSGRFAEEIVPVEVPQRKGDPVVVDTDEGVRPDTTAERLAKLRPAFGADGTITAASASQISDGACAVVVMSKAKAEELGLEWLAEIGAHGNVAGPDNSLLSQPSNAIRHALGKENLSVDDLDLIEINEAFAAVGLHSARELGLSDEDIEAKVNVNGGAIALGHPLGMSGARLVLTLALELRRRGGGVGAAALCGGGGQGSGLIVRVPEAVDA; from the coding sequence ATGTCAGGCTCTGTCATCGTCGGTGGAGTGCGCACGCCGATGGGCCGACTACTGGGCTCGCTGAAGGACTTCTCCGGGGTCGACCTCGGATCCCTGGCGATCAAGGCGGCGCTCGAGCGCGTGGGCCTCGCGCCGGAGGCCGTGCAGTACGTGATCATGGGGCAGGCGCTGCAGGCCGGTCAGGGGCAGATCCCGTCGCGCCAGGCCGCAGTCCAGGCCGGCATCCCGATGAGTGTGCCGTCCCTGACCGTCAACAAGGTGTGTCTGTCGAGTCTGGACGCGATCGCCCTGGCCGACCAGCAGATCCGCCTGGGCGAGTTCGACATCGTGGTCGCGGGCGGCATGGAGTCGATGACCAATGCCCCGCACGTTCTGCCCGGCTCCCGCTCCGGCACCAAGTACGGGCCGATCGAGATGGTGGACGTCACGGCGCACGACGGTCTCACCGACCCCTTCGACCAGGTCCTCATGGGTGCCCTGACCGACGTGCACAGCGCGAAGGCCGGCATCTCCCGCGAGGACCAGGACGCGTTCTCCGCGCGCTCGCACCGGCGCGCCGCCGCCGCCATCAGCAGCGGCCGCTTCGCCGAGGAGATCGTGCCGGTCGAGGTCCCGCAGCGCAAGGGCGATCCGGTCGTGGTCGACACCGACGAGGGCGTGCGGCCGGACACCACGGCCGAGCGACTGGCGAAGCTCCGCCCCGCGTTCGGCGCGGACGGCACCATCACCGCCGCTTCGGCCTCGCAGATCTCCGACGGCGCATGCGCGGTCGTCGTGATGAGCAAGGCCAAGGCCGAGGAGCTCGGCCTTGAGTGGCTGGCCGAGATCGGCGCCCACGGCAACGTGGCCGGTCCGGACAACTCCCTGCTGTCACAGCCGTCCAACGCGATCAGGCATGCGCTGGGCAAGGAGAACCTGTCGGTCGACGACCTGGACCTCATCGAGATCAACGAGGCGTTCGCGGCGGTCGGCCTGCACTCCGCGCGCGAACTCGGGCTCAGTGACGAGGACATCGAGGCGAAGGTCAACGTCAACGGCGGCGCGATCGCGCTGGGGCACCCGCTCGGCATGTCCGGTGCCCGCCTGGTGCTCACGCTCGCGCTCGAGCTCAGGCGCCGCGGTGGCGGCGTCGGTGCCGCGGCGCTGTGCGGTGGCGGCGGCCAGGGTTCCGGCCTGATCGTCCGCGTCCCGGAAGCGGTGGACGCATGA
- a CDS encoding sigma-70 family RNA polymerase sigma factor, which yields MRRLGPPLGRLSDEALLAGMATGAPEIALAFVRRFQRMVFGIAVAVVDDPQLAEDIAQQTFERAWRHAQVYDSRRGSVKTWLGTITHNLAIDAVRARKATPVSPEDLDALLGIVTRTPEQCALADEAASRIRAAVAGLPREQARAVVMAGIYGMTARQISEFEGIPLGTAKTRIRTAMGKLRTVLGPERADHD from the coding sequence ATGCGGAGACTGGGCCCACCGCTCGGGCGGCTCTCGGACGAGGCACTGCTGGCGGGAATGGCGACCGGCGCCCCGGAGATCGCCCTCGCGTTCGTCCGCCGGTTCCAGCGCATGGTCTTCGGTATCGCCGTCGCTGTCGTCGACGACCCCCAGCTCGCCGAGGACATCGCCCAGCAGACCTTCGAACGGGCCTGGCGTCATGCGCAGGTCTACGACTCCCGACGTGGATCGGTGAAGACCTGGCTGGGGACCATCACGCACAACCTGGCGATCGACGCCGTCCGCGCGCGCAAGGCGACCCCGGTCTCCCCCGAGGACCTCGACGCACTGCTCGGCATCGTGACCCGGACGCCCGAACAGTGCGCACTGGCCGATGAGGCGGCATCCCGGATACGGGCCGCGGTGGCGGGCCTACCGCGCGAGCAGGCGCGTGCCGTCGTGATGGCCGGGATCTACGGGATGACCGCACGGCAGATCTCCGAGTTCGAAGGGATCCCCCTGGGCACGGCGAAGACACGGATCAGGACGGCGATGGGGAAACTGCGGACGGTTCTGGGACCCGAGCGAGCCGATCATGACTGA
- a CDS encoding MFS transporter: protein MFIAILDVAIANVAAPSIGTDLDASGAELQLVVGGYIIAYAVLLITGARLGDLAGRRRMFLTGVAVFTAASLACGLAWTPVALIAFRVVQGAGAALMVPQVLSLIQLNFAGTARAKALSAYATVIAGGAIVGQIAGGVLVSADIFGSDWRPVFLVNVPVGLVLLIAGARTLPKTPGNPSRKLDLPGLAVLSLAVIALVLPLVLGPELGWPAWTWVSLVLCVLFTLAFVLVEGRSSRIGGSPLVPGVLLRAPGLAAGALALLAATANYGGILFLTAFFVQSGLGHGALVAGLVFLPAACAFGFASLNWGKLPARWHRLLPSAGLLLTMPALIGLALAMDAGHLSVWMEICLLLFGLGMGTAFSPLFAIALWKVPPANAADASGVMSTVMQLGQVIGVGVFGSVLLNLMDAPSDAPHAGFVTALLMAATGVLGALIALGLPHANNTPEGSTS from the coding sequence GTGTTCATCGCGATCCTCGACGTCGCCATCGCCAACGTGGCGGCGCCGAGCATCGGCACCGACCTGGACGCCAGCGGCGCCGAGCTGCAGCTCGTCGTCGGCGGCTACATCATTGCCTACGCCGTGCTGCTGATCACCGGAGCGCGGCTCGGTGACCTCGCCGGCCGCAGGAGGATGTTTCTCACCGGCGTCGCCGTCTTCACGGCGGCGTCGCTCGCCTGCGGCTTGGCATGGACGCCTGTGGCACTGATCGCCTTCCGGGTCGTGCAGGGTGCCGGGGCCGCATTGATGGTGCCGCAGGTGCTCAGCCTCATCCAGCTGAATTTCGCGGGCACCGCTCGGGCCAAGGCGCTCAGCGCCTACGCCACGGTGATCGCCGGCGGCGCGATCGTCGGCCAGATCGCCGGTGGTGTTCTGGTCAGTGCCGACATCTTCGGCAGCGATTGGCGGCCGGTGTTCCTGGTCAACGTGCCCGTCGGTCTGGTGCTGCTGATCGCCGGAGCGCGCACGCTACCGAAGACCCCCGGCAATCCGTCCCGCAAGCTCGACCTGCCGGGCCTGGCCGTGCTGTCCCTCGCCGTGATCGCGCTGGTGCTGCCGCTGGTCCTCGGGCCCGAGCTGGGCTGGCCCGCGTGGACGTGGGTGAGTCTGGTGTTGTGCGTGCTCTTCACGCTGGCCTTCGTCCTGGTCGAAGGCCGGTCGAGCCGGATCGGCGGTTCACCGCTGGTCCCTGGCGTGCTGCTGCGCGCGCCCGGCTTGGCCGCGGGCGCGCTGGCTCTGCTCGCCGCGACTGCGAACTACGGCGGCATCCTCTTCCTGACCGCGTTCTTCGTACAGAGTGGCCTGGGCCATGGCGCGCTGGTCGCAGGGCTGGTGTTCCTGCCCGCTGCGTGCGCCTTCGGCTTCGCCAGCCTGAACTGGGGCAAGCTGCCCGCGAGATGGCATCGTCTGCTGCCCTCGGCAGGTCTGTTGCTCACCATGCCGGCGCTGATCGGTCTCGCTCTCGCCATGGACGCCGGTCATCTCTCCGTCTGGATGGAGATCTGCCTCCTGCTCTTCGGCCTCGGCATGGGGACGGCGTTCAGCCCGCTGTTCGCCATCGCGCTCTGGAAAGTGCCACCAGCCAATGCGGCGGACGCCAGCGGCGTGATGTCCACGGTGATGCAGCTCGGCCAGGTCATCGGCGTCGGGGTCTTCGGCTCGGTGCTCCTGAACCTCATGGACGCTCCGTCCGACGCGCCGCACGCCGGCTTCGTCACCGCGCTCCTGATGGCCGCCACAGGGGTGCTCGGAGCCCTGATCGCGCTGGGCCTGCCCCACGCGAACAACACCCCCGAGGGGTCGACCAGCTGA